One Merismopedia glauca CCAP 1448/3 genomic region harbors:
- a CDS encoding flavin monoamine oxidase family protein, producing MNEAHVAIIGGGLSGLYAAYLLEQSGITNYILFEAKDSLGGRLSSPSAADEHVQFNEQLKHFDLGGTWYWPKIQTRLDAVIKRFGLQVYPQHEVGEMLIDRADLGRPIRVNGYTSYPPMMRVSGGMHALINAIKQAIQPAKVLTDHTVTGVEYSSNKVCITANGTQWIADHILLAIPPRLAASTIDFSPHLPEETYQAWMGVNTWMATHAKYLAIYDEPFWKTDHLSGDARSDYGPLGEIHDASSDIGVPALFGFFELPASVRSTFPESELKERCRKQLKRLFGPEAANPKFDFIKDWSADKYTSTLSDLDQMGAHPIPPPCIASEPWRQRLIGIATEWSTQYPGYIAGAVDASFNGVKQLLQQKLDKAES from the coding sequence TCTGCTCGAACAAAGCGGTATCACTAATTACATTCTGTTTGAGGCGAAGGATTCCTTGGGTGGGAGGTTAAGTTCTCCCAGTGCCGCCGATGAGCATGTGCAGTTTAACGAGCAGCTTAAGCATTTCGATCTCGGGGGAACATGGTACTGGCCCAAGATTCAAACTCGTCTGGATGCTGTCATTAAGCGCTTCGGTTTGCAAGTTTATCCGCAACATGAAGTTGGTGAAATGCTCATTGATAGAGCTGATTTGGGAAGGCCAATTCGCGTCAACGGGTATACCTCTTATCCACCAATGATGAGGGTTTCGGGCGGCATGCACGCATTGATCAATGCCATCAAGCAAGCAATCCAGCCTGCCAAAGTCCTAACAGATCATACCGTCACTGGGGTTGAATACAGTAGCAACAAGGTTTGTATAACTGCAAACGGTACTCAATGGATTGCAGATCATATCTTGCTGGCAATTCCCCCCAGGCTAGCTGCATCAACAATCGACTTTTCTCCTCATTTACCAGAGGAGACTTATCAAGCATGGATGGGGGTTAATACTTGGATGGCAACTCACGCCAAATATCTAGCGATTTACGATGAACCATTCTGGAAGACTGATCATTTATCTGGAGATGCACGTAGTGATTATGGACCGCTTGGGGAAATTCACGATGCCTCCTCAGATATAGGTGTGCCAGCTCTTTTTGGTTTTTTTGAGTTGCCAGCCTCCGTTCGAAGTACCTTTCCCGAGTCGGAGTTGAAGGAGCGCTGTCGCAAGCAACTGAAAAGATTGTTCGGGCCTGAAGCCGCCAATCCCAAGTTTGATTTCATAAAGGATTGGAGTGCAGATAAATACACTTCAACACTTTCAGATTTAGATCAGATGGGTGCACATCCGATACCGCCGCCTTGCATTGCTTCAGAGCCCTGGAGACAGAGGCTAATCGGTATCGCTACGGAGTGGTCAACCCAATATCCTGGCTATATCGCAGGAGCCGTAGATGCTTCATTCAATGGGGTGAAGCAATTGTTACAACAGAAGCTTGATAAGGCTGAGAGTTAA